One genomic window of Paenibacillus xylanilyticus includes the following:
- a CDS encoding MDR family MFS transporter: protein MQASAATAGTDFEATKKDYKIFPMVLAFLISGFIGLFGETALNVAMTDLMQIFNVGSSTIQWLTTGYLLTMGVLVPLSGLLNQRFTTRQLFITSLIFSMTGAFIGALAPSFGVLMVSRIVQAVGTALMLPLMFNTILIIFPIEKRGAAMGLVGLVIMFAPAIGPTIAGLLVEALSWHYIFWISLVFLAVALLIGIFKMKNVSTTSKPRIDLLSMLLSTVGFGGIVFGFSSAGEGEGGWTSPTVLVSLAIGLVALIIFTIRQLKMTTPLLDLRAFKYPMFAIGSLLVGLCFMVILSSMLVLPMYLQTALAFSTLSAGLILLPASALNGILAPFMGKLFDKYGPKWIVLPGLVLVSIALWMFSTVSLSSTVTFIIAVHILMMIGVSMIMMPSQTNGLNQLPPQLYPHGTAIMNTFQQVFGAIGTAVAVSVMSNGSEKFIKNAENPSDISLIPAAMTAGVHNAFIFGMIIALIGLVLSFFLKRVTINRQH, encoded by the coding sequence ATGCAAGCTTCAGCAGCAACAGCAGGTACGGATTTTGAAGCAACAAAAAAGGATTATAAAATATTTCCCATGGTACTCGCCTTTTTAATTAGTGGTTTTATTGGTTTATTTGGGGAAACAGCCTTAAATGTTGCGATGACTGACTTAATGCAAATATTTAATGTGGGATCATCTACAATTCAATGGTTGACTACAGGGTATTTGTTAACCATGGGGGTTCTCGTTCCTTTATCAGGCTTATTGAATCAGCGCTTCACGACTAGACAGCTTTTCATTACCTCACTTATTTTTTCAATGACTGGGGCCTTTATTGGAGCCTTAGCTCCAAGCTTTGGAGTCTTAATGGTTTCACGTATTGTTCAGGCAGTCGGTACGGCCTTAATGCTGCCACTTATGTTTAACACGATCTTAATTATTTTCCCCATTGAAAAACGTGGGGCTGCAATGGGTCTTGTTGGTCTAGTTATCATGTTTGCTCCTGCGATTGGACCTACCATTGCTGGCTTGCTTGTAGAAGCATTGAGCTGGCATTATATCTTCTGGATTTCGCTCGTCTTCCTTGCCGTGGCACTTCTTATTGGGATCTTTAAAATGAAAAATGTTTCCACGACAAGTAAGCCCCGAATTGATTTGCTCTCTATGTTGTTATCGACGGTTGGATTCGGAGGAATTGTTTTTGGTTTTAGTAGTGCTGGTGAAGGGGAAGGTGGTTGGACAAGCCCAACCGTACTCGTTTCGTTGGCCATCGGTCTTGTCGCGCTGATTATATTCACGATCCGTCAGTTGAAAATGACAACACCTCTACTTGATTTGCGTGCTTTTAAATACCCGATGTTTGCCATTGGGTCACTATTGGTTGGCCTATGCTTCATGGTCATTCTATCCTCCATGCTTGTACTTCCAATGTACTTGCAAACCGCATTAGCTTTCTCTACGCTTAGCGCAGGTTTGATTCTGCTACCAGCGAGCGCATTAAACGGAATTCTAGCTCCGTTTATGGGGAAATTGTTTGACAAATACGGACCGAAATGGATCGTCTTACCTGGTCTTGTTCTGGTATCAATTGCACTATGGATGTTTTCCACGGTAAGTCTGAGTTCGACGGTTACCTTCATCATCGCTGTTCATATCCTAATGATGATCGGTGTTTCGATGATTATGATGCCATCACAGACGAATGGACTCAATCAGCTTCCACCACAGCTGTACCCACATGGTACGGCGATTATGAATACATTCCAACAAGTGTTCGGAGCGATCGGTACGGCTGTCGCGGTCAGTGTGATGAGCAATGGGTCTGAGAAGTTTATAAAAAATGCCGAAAATCCAAGTGACATCTCGCTTATACCAGCTGCCATGACTGCCGGCGTGCATAATGCTTTCATTTTTGGAATGATTATTGCGCTTATCGGGCTGGTCCTGTCCTTCTTTCTCAAGAGAGTAACGATTAATCGTCAACACTAG
- a CDS encoding MFS transporter produces the protein MLPKSVRFPLFILMLNLFIALLGQGMLIPILPDYLKLFHAGGTVAGFLVAAFGAAQFLFSPLGGQLSDRFGRKKLIMAGMFLSVISDVIFALSTSLPLLYVARFIGGISLGLMIPSNLAYVADITTHETRAKGMGYFGAAMNLGMVLGPGLGGLIAEMGIRVPYFCAAGLGLLATLLTLLLPETLAPEKRTRSLRNPDGNHLGKKVLSSFKVPYFKYLLLLLVMTFGLMSYETVFALFVEKKYGFNAATISIIITLGAIIGIVIQVWLLDWFVKRMGEIRLIRLSLIIAPIALMLMLIKVNLAFLLFASALFFAFNSFLRPSVSTLISKNAGDRQGYASGLNTTYSSLGTIFGPLIAGSLFDTNLNLPYIFGAVMLLASLPLTMNVFRSKKGKLSTSE, from the coding sequence ATGTTACCAAAGTCTGTTCGCTTCCCACTCTTCATTCTCATGTTAAATCTATTTATAGCTTTATTGGGCCAAGGAATGCTTATTCCAATATTGCCTGATTATTTGAAGCTATTCCATGCAGGCGGAACTGTCGCAGGTTTTCTGGTCGCTGCATTTGGTGCAGCTCAATTCTTATTTTCACCTCTGGGAGGACAATTATCTGATCGATTTGGACGCAAAAAGTTAATCATGGCCGGCATGTTCCTTTCAGTCATTTCTGATGTCATATTTGCGCTTTCGACTTCATTGCCTCTGCTTTATGTCGCTCGCTTTATTGGCGGAATCAGCTTGGGTTTAATGATCCCATCGAACTTGGCCTATGTGGCCGATATTACGACCCACGAAACGCGAGCTAAGGGTATGGGGTATTTTGGAGCAGCCATGAATTTGGGCATGGTACTTGGACCCGGTCTTGGTGGCCTCATTGCCGAAATGGGCATACGTGTGCCTTATTTCTGTGCTGCTGGTCTTGGATTGCTCGCTACGCTGCTGACCCTCCTATTGCCTGAGACACTTGCACCTGAAAAAAGAACGCGCTCTTTACGCAATCCGGATGGAAATCACCTTGGAAAAAAAGTTTTGAGTTCCTTTAAAGTTCCCTATTTCAAGTACTTACTTCTACTTCTCGTTATGACCTTCGGTCTCATGAGTTATGAGACGGTATTTGCCCTTTTCGTAGAGAAAAAATACGGTTTTAATGCTGCAACCATCTCTATCATTATTACGCTGGGGGCCATAATCGGTATTGTTATTCAAGTTTGGCTGCTGGATTGGTTTGTGAAAAGGATGGGTGAGATCAGGTTAATTCGACTATCCTTAATTATCGCGCCTATCGCTTTAATGTTAATGCTGATCAAAGTTAACCTTGCTTTTCTTTTATTCGCTTCCGCGTTATTCTTTGCATTTAATTCTTTTTTGCGGCCTTCCGTCAGCACGCTAATATCCAAAAACGCAGGAGATCGACAAGGGTATGCATCTGGTCTGAATACCACATATTCCAGTCTTGGAACCATATTTGGTCCGCTTATTGCAGGTTCGTTATTTGACACAAACCTTAACCTTCCTTATATTTTTGGGGCAGTCATGCTTCTGGCTTCTCTGCCGCTTACCATGAATGTATTCCGCTCCAAGAAAGGAAAGTTATCTACAAGTGAATGA
- a CDS encoding Type 1 glutamine amidotransferase-like domain-containing protein, protein MKLLLTSAGVNNQSIHNALVGMLDKPIADSNALCIPTAMYGHPWVGPGVKTWEFISGKSENPMVDLGWKSVGVLELTALPSISRDHWEPLVRETDVLLVSGGDALFLNHWMRQSGLAELLPSLRAVYVGMSADSMVMAPKIGEYFVGWTSPTGGDETLGLVDFSIFPHLDHVMLPNNTMAAAERWAAEIQGPAYAIDDQTAIKVVDGAVEVVSEGNWRHFTV, encoded by the coding sequence ATGAAATTATTACTGACATCTGCAGGCGTTAATAACCAAAGCATACACAACGCATTAGTTGGCATGTTGGACAAGCCGATCGCTGACTCCAATGCCCTGTGCATTCCCACGGCGATGTACGGACATCCCTGGGTTGGCCCTGGCGTGAAAACCTGGGAGTTTATCAGCGGGAAATCCGAGAACCCCATGGTAGACCTCGGGTGGAAGTCTGTAGGCGTGCTGGAGCTCACTGCACTGCCAAGCATCAGTAGAGACCACTGGGAGCCCTTGGTCCGGGAGACAGATGTCTTACTGGTGTCGGGTGGCGATGCTCTCTTCCTAAACCATTGGATGCGGCAATCCGGACTCGCAGAACTCTTGCCTTCACTAAGGGCCGTTTATGTGGGAATGAGCGCAGACAGTATGGTGATGGCACCTAAGATCGGGGAATACTTTGTGGGGTGGACTTCACCTACCGGTGGCGATGAAACGTTGGGACTGGTTGATTTTTCAATTTTTCCGCATCTTGATCACGTCATGCTGCCCAATAACACTATGGCTGCCGCTGAGAGATGGGCCGCAGAGATTCAAGGGCCGGCCTATGCAATTGATGATCAGACCGCCATCAAGGTAGTTGATGGAGCAGTAGAAGTGGTTTCCGAAGGGAATTGGAGGCATTTTACGGTCTAA
- a CDS encoding TetR/AcrR family transcriptional regulator → MDAKKSNTRDVILEVAAQLFAKQGYHGTTLNQIIEASGSPKGSLYYYFPSKEALAIACVKLTQFRLQSKLQEQVMKFPKPEDFMQAFVLNMADVIDQFGTDKFVPFGFLAAAETSSVSDSLRDACQAAFAEWKDTLSNKLVETGISEDRAIEMAEVSVCLIEGAIIMSVVERSSRPMRRAAGHVPAIFRE, encoded by the coding sequence TTTGCTAAGCAAGGTTATCATGGTACCACCTTAAATCAAATTATTGAAGCTAGTGGATCACCGAAGGGATCATTATATTATTACTTTCCAAGTAAAGAAGCGTTAGCCATTGCATGTGTGAAATTAACTCAATTTAGATTACAAAGCAAACTTCAGGAACAAGTAATGAAATTTCCCAAGCCAGAAGATTTTATGCAGGCTTTTGTACTTAACATGGCTGATGTTATAGATCAGTTTGGAACCGATAAATTCGTTCCATTCGGATTCCTGGCTGCTGCGGAGACTTCATCGGTGAGTGATTCGCTCCGTGATGCTTGTCAGGCTGCATTTGCGGAGTGGAAGGATACCTTATCCAACAAACTCGTGGAAACGGGGATTTCCGAGGATCGGGCAATTGAAATGGCAGAGGTTTCTGTATGTTTAATTGAGGGTGCTATTATTATGTCGGTAGTCGAGCGCAGTTCAAGACCAATGCGCCGAGCAGCCGGTCATGTTCCAGCAATTTTCCGGGAATAG
- a CDS encoding ketopantoate reductase family protein — translation MSIKQDRILIFGAGVIGSMYAMKLIEAGFDVTLFARSNRYISLREHGLRYKEKGKVKSIRVNVIDTLENDDIYDYIFVTVRYDRSESALLTLKDNQSKNIVTMISNSKGFSSWLDIVGDRLLPAFPGFGGQIKDGILHTRFLPKIIAATAFGEINGLVTERIEKLATIFKTAKLPYDIKKDMQAYLITHAVSDIAMLSVLQSENKIMDQETAKTRNAARQITVILKAHLKAIQKAGVSIDPPMLKMVLKLPNLFLDLFFMTWLRTKMVRDMMLPDYANHANNEIVQLRNDLIKFLSQNGIKSEMA, via the coding sequence ATGTCAATTAAACAAGACCGAATTTTAATATTTGGTGCAGGTGTTATCGGGAGCATGTACGCAATGAAGCTTATAGAAGCAGGGTTTGATGTTACCCTATTTGCACGTTCTAATAGATATATATCATTAAGAGAACATGGCCTGCGGTATAAGGAAAAAGGTAAAGTTAAATCGATAAGAGTGAATGTCATTGATACACTCGAAAACGACGATATATACGATTATATTTTCGTTACCGTTCGTTATGATCGGTCCGAATCAGCGTTGTTAACGCTAAAAGATAATCAAAGCAAAAATATAGTTACGATGATTAGTAATTCAAAGGGATTTTCTTCGTGGCTGGATATCGTAGGTGATAGACTTTTACCCGCGTTTCCGGGCTTCGGTGGACAGATTAAAGATGGAATATTGCATACTCGATTTCTACCAAAGATTATAGCGGCAACTGCATTCGGAGAAATTAATGGTCTAGTGACAGAACGCATAGAAAAGCTCGCAACAATATTTAAAACAGCAAAGCTGCCCTACGATATTAAAAAGGATATGCAAGCGTATCTTATCACACACGCCGTATCAGACATTGCCATGTTGAGCGTTTTGCAATCCGAGAATAAGATAATGGACCAAGAAACAGCCAAAACCAGAAATGCGGCTCGCCAAATCACAGTTATTTTAAAAGCGCATCTAAAGGCAATACAAAAGGCTGGCGTTTCCATTGATCCACCAATGCTAAAAATGGTGCTAAAATTGCCAAACTTATTTTTGGATCTTTTCTTTATGACATGGCTACGAACTAAAATGGTTAGAGATATGATGTTGCCGGATTATGCGAATCATGCTAACAATGAGATTGTGCAGCTGCGTAATGATTTAATAAAATTTTTAAGTCAAAATGGTATCAAATCGGAAATGGCTTAA
- a CDS encoding GNAT family N-acetyltransferase → MTSESTIIISPLHDDLIKDINKTNDSFEIYGRVVPCLQSGRWSYTEELYDKTREIRFPDDQLDWSQFINREDKALFLAYTNNACIGQIRIIKDWNRFCYIENIATKKDYRGSGVGKLLLHKAEDWAKQRNLLGMSLEAQDDNLGACRFYVKQGFILGGADTLKQSYTPDIETTLYWYKLFK, encoded by the coding sequence TTGACCAGTGAGAGTACAATCATTATTTCTCCATTACATGATGACCTAATAAAGGATATCAATAAGACCAATGATTCTTTTGAGATATATGGTAGAGTTGTCCCCTGTTTACAATCAGGAAGATGGTCTTATACTGAAGAACTTTATGATAAAACGAGAGAAATACGCTTTCCAGATGACCAACTGGATTGGAGCCAATTTATAAACCGAGAGGATAAAGCTTTGTTTTTAGCTTATACGAATAATGCTTGCATAGGACAAATTAGAATCATTAAGGATTGGAATCGCTTCTGTTATATTGAAAACATTGCTACCAAAAAGGATTATCGAGGCAGTGGCGTCGGAAAGCTGCTCTTACATAAAGCAGAAGATTGGGCCAAACAAAGAAATCTGCTCGGAATGTCCCTGGAGGCACAAGATGATAATCTTGGTGCATGCCGATTTTATGTGAAACAAGGATTCATACTAGGTGGAGCTGACACACTGAAGCAGTCATATACTCCAGATATTGAAACCACTTTATACTGGTACAAGTTATTCAAGTAA
- the pyrH gene encoding UMP kinase yields MSRYKRVLIKLSGGAVAGNSEFGFEPERLDYIADEIMSVINLGVEVSLVIGGGNIFRGNMAESWGIERAEADNIGTLATVVNSLMLRGVLKAKTKKEVRVMTAIPITSVAEPYFRLRAIHHLEKGYIVIFAGGNGQPYVTTDYPSVQRAVEVHCDALFVAKQGVDGVLNADPKLDKDARKFRSLHYNDVLKHNLKVMDQSAFILARDYNLPMHVFNFDKPGSMKEICEGHNNGTIISGESILELE; encoded by the coding sequence TTGTCAAGGTACAAAAGGGTTCTCATTAAGCTAAGTGGTGGAGCAGTAGCAGGAAACTCTGAATTTGGTTTTGAGCCAGAAAGGTTAGACTATATTGCTGATGAAATTATGTCAGTAATAAACTTAGGCGTTGAAGTATCGTTAGTTATAGGTGGGGGTAACATTTTCAGAGGTAATATGGCCGAAAGCTGGGGGATAGAAAGGGCAGAAGCAGATAACATTGGGACGCTTGCGACTGTAGTAAATAGTTTAATGCTTCGTGGAGTTCTTAAAGCCAAGACCAAAAAGGAAGTACGAGTAATGACGGCAATACCTATTACTTCAGTTGCAGAACCATACTTCCGTCTAAGAGCAATCCACCATCTAGAAAAAGGATATATCGTAATTTTTGCAGGGGGGAACGGTCAACCTTACGTGACAACAGACTATCCTTCTGTACAAAGAGCCGTCGAGGTTCATTGTGACGCTTTATTCGTTGCAAAGCAAGGTGTTGATGGTGTTCTTAATGCAGATCCTAAATTGGATAAAGATGCAAGGAAATTTCGTTCACTTCATTACAACGATGTTTTAAAACACAACTTAAAGGTAATGGACCAGTCCGCTTTCATTTTAGCAAGAGACTACAATCTGCCCATGCATGTGTTTAATTTCGATAAACCAGGCTCGATGAAAGAAATTTGTGAAGGGCATAATAATGGTACTATTATTAGCGGTGAATCAATTTTGGAATTGGAATAA
- a CDS encoding winged helix-turn-helix transcriptional regulator, whose protein sequence is MKTFYCDLEITLDVIGGKWKPLILYYLIKGPKRTGELKRLIPSISQKMLVQSLRELESNHLIIRTMFNQVPPKVEYAISEMGMSLEPTLRALCDWGQNYAEKALNKDEYRRLNVE, encoded by the coding sequence TTGAAAACTTTTTATTGTGATCTGGAAATAACCTTAGATGTCATTGGCGGAAAGTGGAAACCTCTTATTCTATATTACTTAATAAAAGGTCCTAAACGGACTGGTGAATTGAAAAGGCTCATCCCATCCATTTCTCAGAAAATGTTAGTACAATCTTTGCGGGAGTTGGAGAGTAATCATTTGATTATAAGAACAATGTTCAATCAGGTGCCTCCAAAAGTGGAATATGCAATATCAGAAATGGGTATGTCTCTTGAACCCACTTTGCGAGCCCTTTGTGATTGGGGTCAGAATTATGCAGAGAAGGCATTGAATAAGGATGAATATCGGAGATTAAATGTGGAATAG
- a CDS encoding antibiotic biosynthesis monooxygenase codes for MSTNNNQIILNIRFKIKPGQKEAFRESLFAMISNFKSEPAFVNAIVSDDLDHSDDLVIYEIWQGTRESWIQHELTKPYRAEYEGALTNLIDDRIVSWLEPVGEWGSTLTNVRQ; via the coding sequence ATGTCAACAAACAACAATCAAATCATTCTCAATATACGTTTTAAAATTAAGCCTGGTCAGAAAGAAGCTTTCCGTGAAAGTCTATTTGCAATGATTAGCAACTTCAAAAGTGAACCTGCCTTTGTAAACGCGATCGTCTCCGATGATCTTGATCATTCTGATGATCTTGTCATCTATGAGATTTGGCAGGGCACCAGAGAAAGTTGGATTCAACACGAACTTACTAAACCTTATCGTGCTGAGTATGAAGGTGCACTTACCAACCTTATTGATGATAGAATTGTAAGCTGGCTTGAACCAGTCGGTGAATGGGGAAGTACACTGACGAATGTTAGACAGTAA
- a CDS encoding alpha/beta hydrolase family protein, producing the protein MRLLEMLLFFCSVCLLVLQFVNHQRIRKSTLLVISGASFTFLVVHLLVEGYRIQLLFLYGFIILMFIISLIGIFIKPKVVQIVSRMPRVLGRLFIGIGLMATGCLLYVFPVFNLPVPTGEWKVGTQAFHFIDSSREETFGKSAKGNRELMVQVWYPAQADPGQYAPLIPDTEILRYMAGNYGLPGFTFQHLQYVSNHAYLEAKVSSKQKAYPLIIASPGFGSSRFLHTTQAEHLASHGYIVAVIDHTYNTFATQFPDGRITTDTTNDLFSPDQDYRESRTIRDKLGEVLTNDVIFTLDQFELIQSGQIPSNLKGRLDLDHIGAFGHSIGGAAAYDAAYDPRIAVGIDLDGGLYRLSDREGLQKPFLFINSESYYEKLKMVMENRVYTDEELKRMGSTREWEDQVTEDKKLELDRMRLAADEGGQILYIENTEHLNFTDVQFISPMFNLLGITGKIAPQRANSAINAYMLDFFDLYLKHQNGTLMKGPNRFFPEVNIVNSLL; encoded by the coding sequence GTGAGGCTTTTAGAAATGCTGCTTTTCTTTTGTAGTGTTTGCTTGTTGGTGCTCCAGTTCGTCAATCATCAACGTATTCGAAAATCGACCTTGCTCGTTATAAGCGGGGCAAGTTTTACTTTCTTAGTGGTACATTTACTTGTCGAAGGATACAGAATTCAACTTTTATTTCTATACGGATTTATAATCCTGATGTTTATCATTTCGCTTATTGGCATTTTCATCAAGCCGAAAGTCGTTCAGATTGTCTCTCGAATGCCAAGGGTACTCGGTAGGCTTTTTATCGGGATAGGGCTAATGGCAACAGGGTGCCTCCTCTACGTGTTTCCCGTCTTCAACCTTCCGGTGCCAACCGGTGAGTGGAAAGTAGGCACGCAAGCTTTTCATTTTATTGACTCAAGCCGCGAGGAAACGTTTGGGAAAAGCGCGAAAGGTAACAGGGAATTGATGGTTCAGGTATGGTATCCGGCTCAGGCTGATCCTGGCCAGTACGCTCCCCTTATTCCGGATACGGAGATTTTACGTTATATGGCTGGGAATTATGGCCTTCCCGGGTTTACGTTTCAGCACCTTCAGTATGTATCCAATCATGCTTATTTGGAGGCCAAAGTCTCTTCGAAACAGAAAGCATACCCATTGATCATTGCAAGTCCCGGTTTTGGCTCTTCGAGGTTCCTCCACACGACGCAAGCTGAACATCTCGCGAGTCACGGATATATCGTGGCAGTGATTGACCACACCTACAATACATTTGCAACCCAGTTTCCAGACGGTCGAATCACAACCGACACAACCAACGACTTATTTTCGCCGGATCAGGATTATAGGGAGAGTAGAACCATTCGCGACAAGTTGGGGGAAGTGTTAACTAACGATGTGATCTTTACGCTGGACCAGTTCGAGCTTATCCAATCGGGACAGATCCCAAGTAATCTAAAGGGAAGGTTGGATCTCGATCACATTGGGGCGTTCGGTCATTCCATCGGCGGTGCGGCTGCTTATGACGCTGCATACGATCCGCGAATCGCGGTCGGAATAGATCTTGATGGAGGGCTTTATCGTTTGAGTGACAGAGAGGGTCTGCAAAAGCCGTTTTTGTTTATCAACTCGGAAAGCTATTACGAAAAATTAAAAATGGTGATGGAAAACCGGGTCTACACGGATGAAGAGCTTAAACGTATGGGTTCAACAAGAGAGTGGGAGGATCAAGTAACGGAAGACAAAAAGTTAGAGCTTGACCGGATGCGATTAGCGGCCGATGAAGGGGGGCAAATCCTTTATATCGAAAATACGGAACACTTGAATTTTACCGATGTACAGTTCATTTCTCCGATGTTCAACCTGCTGGGTATTACAGGAAAGATTGCACCCCAAAGAGCTAACTCCGCTATCAATGCGTACATGCTGGATTTCTTCGATTTGTATCTAAAACATCAAAATGGAACCTTAATGAAAGGACCGAATCGTTTCTTTCCAGAGGTGAATATCGTAAACTCACTGTTATAA
- a CDS encoding TetR/AcrR family transcriptional regulator yields MKKQPQITEKTRQTFVGVFCELYSQKPIEKISVQEITNKSGYNRSTFYQYFTDIYELLDALENDLLNDIKEELSKKELSMHSVQDALHCLDKKEHLLVLNALLGDYGSPRFLKRLKKEITLSQLELNVPQDPSLTPYLIEFYLSTSLSLFRLWLQRQKDLSSEEFFKLVDNLYSKGVTSYSKE; encoded by the coding sequence ATGAAAAAACAGCCCCAAATAACAGAGAAAACAAGACAAACCTTTGTTGGCGTTTTTTGTGAGCTATATAGCCAAAAACCAATCGAGAAAATTTCAGTTCAGGAAATCACGAATAAATCAGGATATAACCGCAGCACCTTTTATCAATACTTTACTGATATTTACGAATTGTTAGATGCTCTTGAAAATGACTTATTGAACGACATAAAAGAAGAATTGTCGAAAAAAGAGCTATCGATGCATAGCGTTCAAGATGCGCTCCATTGTCTAGACAAAAAAGAACATCTCTTGGTTCTCAATGCCCTTTTAGGTGATTATGGAAGTCCCCGATTTCTAAAACGCTTAAAAAAAGAAATCACTCTCAGTCAGTTGGAGTTAAATGTTCCACAAGATCCTTCCTTAACGCCATACTTGATTGAGTTTTACCTGTCAACCTCCCTTTCCTTATTTCGTCTTTGGCTCCAGCGACAAAAGGATTTATCGTCAGAAGAGTTTTTCAAGTTAGTGGACAACCTCTATTCAAAGGGGGTTACGTCCTATTCTAAAGAATAG
- a CDS encoding GNAT family N-acetyltransferase, translating into MKLERVQIEYARLEDLPRIVEIYNSTIESRMVTADLEPVTVEQRMPWFEEHSPDRRPLWVMRLEGQVMAWASLSSFYGRPAYNGTVEVSVYVDEQCRGIGAGGRLLNTIFDACPALGITTILGFVFGHNEPSLGLLRKHGFEQWGYYPEVAVLDGVNRDLAILGKKIT; encoded by the coding sequence ATGAAGCTGGAACGTGTGCAGATTGAATATGCGCGTCTTGAGGATTTGCCGAGAATTGTGGAGATTTATAATTCCACCATTGAGAGCCGGATGGTGACAGCAGACCTGGAGCCTGTTACGGTTGAGCAGCGCATGCCCTGGTTTGAGGAGCATTCACCGGACCGTCGTCCGCTCTGGGTGATGAGACTTGAAGGACAAGTTATGGCCTGGGCCAGTCTGAGTTCATTTTACGGGCGGCCAGCATACAACGGTACGGTGGAAGTGAGTGTGTATGTTGACGAGCAATGCCGGGGAATCGGGGCTGGTGGACGTTTGTTAAATACGATTTTTGATGCTTGTCCTGCGCTGGGAATTACAACGATTCTGGGCTTTGTCTTTGGACATAATGAACCAAGTCTTGGTTTGCTGCGCAAGCATGGCTTTGAGCAATGGGGTTACTATCCGGAAGTGGCTGTGCTGGACGGTGTGAACCGGGATCTGGCGATTTTGGGCAAAAAAATAACGTAA
- a CDS encoding SDR family oxidoreductase codes for MGKILITGATGNLGSRTLELLLKKVPSNQVAVLVRNPESEKIKKFVQEGIEAHQGDYFDYDSLLRAFNGVEKVMLISAQAFTDRNTQHFNVIAAAKQAGVKHVIFTSIIRKENSNLIIPEVSISDLFAEQTLKASGLAYTILRNPPYLEVMHSYFGDELKVGVRVPAGSGKVAAASLDDLAAANAAVLTQNGHEDKSYTLSGSEGSSFADIAEALSEINEINIPYEAISEEEYIDTMVANGLPVFMTDFLLGWVRGINTGEFSETSGDLEHLIGRKPMTYKEFFKIKSPN; via the coding sequence ATGGGTAAAATACTTATTACTGGAGCAACAGGTAATCTCGGCAGCAGGACACTAGAGCTTCTTCTTAAAAAAGTTCCGTCCAATCAGGTCGCTGTATTGGTACGTAATCCGGAATCCGAGAAAATCAAAAAGTTTGTTCAAGAAGGTATAGAAGCTCACCAGGGGGACTATTTTGATTATGACTCACTTCTGCGAGCTTTTAATGGGGTTGAAAAAGTTATGCTTATTTCCGCGCAAGCATTTACCGACCGCAATACGCAACATTTCAACGTCATCGCAGCTGCAAAACAGGCCGGTGTCAAACACGTGATTTTCACGTCGATCATACGAAAAGAAAATTCAAATCTTATTATTCCCGAAGTATCGATTTCAGACTTATTTGCTGAACAAACACTTAAAGCATCCGGATTAGCCTATACTATTCTTCGGAATCCACCGTATCTTGAAGTCATGCATTCGTATTTCGGAGATGAGCTTAAAGTCGGCGTACGAGTACCAGCGGGTTCCGGTAAAGTAGCCGCTGCATCTCTGGACGATTTGGCGGCAGCCAACGCAGCCGTTCTTACTCAAAACGGACACGAAGATAAGTCATATACTTTAAGTGGCAGCGAGGGAAGCTCTTTTGCAGACATCGCTGAAGCCCTCTCGGAGATTAATGAGATAAATATCCCTTATGAGGCAATTAGCGAAGAAGAATATATAGACACTATGGTAGCAAATGGCTTGCCTGTTTTTATGACTGATTTCTTATTAGGTTGGGTGAGAGGAATCAACACTGGAGAATTCTCGGAGACGTCTGGGGATCTTGAACATCTGATTGGTCGAAAACCAATGACATATAAGGAATTCTTTAAAATCAAATCTCCAAATTGA